TCCGACCCGATGTCCCTCGCCGTCGACGCGCTGTCCGCGAACGGCGGTCCGCTGTACGTGATCGCCGCGGGCAACGCGGGCGCCGAGGGTTCCGTCACCGCCCCCGGCTCCGCCGAGAAGGCGCTGACCGTCGCCGCGGTCGACAAGTCCGACACCCGTGCGTCCTTCTCCAGCCAGGGTCCGCTGACGCGCAGCCATGCGCTGAAGCCCGACATCTCCGCACCGGGCGTGGACATCGTCGCCGCCGCCTCGCAGTCCGTTCCGGGCTGGACGGGCGGGATGTACCGCTCGATGGACGGCACCTCGATGGCCACCCCGCATGTGGCCGGTGCCGCGGCGATCGTGCACCAGCAGCACCCGGACTGGACGGGCGAGCAGGTGAAGGACGCGCTGATGAGCACGTCCAAGAAGCTTGCGGACACGCCGTACTCGATGGGCACCGGGCGGGTCGACGTCTCCGCGGCCGTCGGCAGCACACTCACGGCCACCGGTTCCGTCGCCGCCGCGGTCTACACCTGGCCGCACAGCGCCGACGACCCGGCGACGACGAGGACCGTCACCTACACCAACAACGGCACCGAGGACATCGCCCTCGACCTGGCCACGGACACCACCGACCAGGCGTACACGCTGGCCGACCGCGCGATAACCGTTCCGGCGGGCGGGAAGGCGCAGACGACACTCGCCCTCGACCCGGCCGCCGTCGCCGTGGACACCTCGTTCTCCGGGCAGGTCGTCGCCAAGGACCACGCCACCGGCGCGGTCGTGGCGCACACCGGCTTCGCGCTGTACAAGGAGCGCGAGCTGTACGACGTGACCATCAAGCTGCGCGACCGCAGCGGCAAGCCCGCGACCGGCATCGTGACGCTGGGCGCGCTCGGCGGCACGGACGTCGTCGAGCCGATGGTCACCGGCGAACTGACCCTGCGCGTACCGCCGGCCGACTACGTTGCGTGGGCACACCTGCAGGTCGAGGGTGAGGCACCGGACGCGCACGCGACGGCGTTCCTCGTCGACCCGGAGACCAAGGTCACGGACGGTCCGGCGACGATCGTGCTGGACGCGAGCAAGGCCCGCAAGGTCGAAGTGCGCACCCCGAAGGCGGCCGAGACCTCGCAGTGGCGCTACGACATGGCGAGGACCGCCCCCAACGGCAGAGTGATGCGCAAGACCACCACGCTGCCGATCTACGGTGACGAACTGTGGGTCAGCCCGACCGAGCCGGTCACCGAGGGTGATTTCAGCTACCTGACGCGCTGGCGGCAGACCGAGCCCGGCTTCCGTGTCCGCACCGACGGCGGGACGCTCGACGCGCTGACCCAGAGCGGCAGTCCCAGGACCACCGACAAGTTCACCGCGCGCGCCGTGTACGCGGGCGTCGGCGCGGTGGACGACTACGCGGGCAAGGACGTCAGGGGCAGGATCGTCGTCATCGACCGTTCTGCGGAGGTGCCCCCGCGGGAGCGGGCGGCGAACGCCGCGGCGGCCGGGGCGAAGGCCCTGATCGTCGTCAACGACGGCATCGGCCGGCCGAGCGAGACCTACGGCACGTCGACGTCCCCCGCGGCCTTGCCGGTGGCAGGCGTCCGCAAGGCGGAGCGGGCCGCACTGCTCGACCACATCGCCGAGCACGGCGCCCTCTCCCTCGACGTGGACGCCACTGCGGACTACCTGTACGACCTGGTGTCCCGTTACCAGGGCACCGTCCCGGATCGTCCACTGGTCTACGCCCCGGACGCCGACCGCGATCTCGCCAAGGTGGTCAACACCTTCCACGGCGACCGCGACGCGCAGGGCGGCGGCTACCGCTACGACATTCCGGCCTACGGACCGGGGGTCGGTTTCGCGCAGTACGAGGAGTACCCGGGGAAGCGCACCGAGTGGGTGTCCCCGCTCGGTGACGGGTACAAGTGGACGGACCAGCACCAGATGCTGAGCCCGGCGTCCTTGGAGATGTACGGCCCCCTGGCCGACGTCCAGGCAGGCCGGTCCTACGACCGGAACTGGTTCGGACCGGTGCAGCGACCCCGCATGGGCACCGCGTTCGCCGGACCGTACCGCGACGCCAACAACACCCTGTCCCTGGCCGTCGAGCCCTGGACGGACAGCGGCCCGGCCGGAACCTCCGGCATCGGTGACGGTGAGTTCAAGACCGTCCTGTACCGCGACGGCGTGCAGGCCGCGCAGTCGGCCGGCCGGGCGGTCAGGGCCACCAGGCAGCCGGCGGAGGAGCTTCCGTACACGCTGGTCATGGACGCCTCCCGCGACGCGTCGTTGTGGCACACGTCGACCCGCACCCACACCGAGTGGGAGTTCGACTCGAAGGCGATCCCCGCGGGCACGCCGGGAAGCCGGGAGGACGTGCGGCTGCTGCAGCTCGACTACGGAATCGACACCGACCTGGCCGGTGACGTCAGGGCCGGCCTGCCGGTCGTCCTGACGCTCTCCTCCGGAACCCAGGAGTGGCTGCCCTCGCGGGTGACGGCGAACACGGCGGCCCTGTCGGTCTCCTACGACGACGGCGCGACCTGGAAGCCGGTCACGTTGCTCCGCACCGCGGCAGGTACCTGGAAGGCGGCGCTGCTGCCGCCGAAGAGCAAGGCGGGCGGTTTCGTCTCGCTGAAGGCTTCCGCCGAGGCGGACGGCGGACTCGGCGTCAGCCAGGAGATCATCCGGGCCGTCGGCCTGCGCTGACCCCCACCGCGCACGGCGGCCGGCCGCAGCCCCTCCCCAGGGCCGCGGCCGACCGCCGTGCGTTCAGCGCTTCACCCAGCCCTGCTCGTACGCGTGCCATCCCAGTTGCATCCGGGTCGTGACCCCGGACAGTTCCGCCAGCCGCTGTACCCGCCGCTGCATGGTGCGCAGCGACACATCCAGCCGGGCGGCCACCTTGCGGTCGGTCAGTCCGGTCAGCATCAGGGAGAGGATCAGGAGGTCGGTCTCGTCCGGTCCTTCGGTCTGCGGTTCCTCCACCACCTCGCCCGTGGACGACATCAGCAGCGGCCGAGCCGTCACCCAGACGCCCTCGAAGAGCCCGACCAGCGCTTCGACCAGCCCGCCGGCATGCACCACCAGGGCAGCCGCTTCGGCCGACGCCTCGGCTTCGGCCGTCGACTGCAACGGCAACAGGGCGATCGACCGGTCCGCCACCACGAGTTTGGTGGGAACCCGTTCCACGACCCGTACCTGCTGGGCCCGGTCGAGCGCCGAGGACAGCTCCACCAGGGTGGACGGCTGCTCCAGCACGGATTCCTCGATCACCACCCGATAGTTCACCCCCCGGGCGGTCGCCTGCTCCTCCGCCTGGTGCTCCTCGCCGCGCACGGCCATCGGTTCGGCCGTGACCAGCACCTGCAGCTCGTGCGTCGCACCCCGCTGCAACTGCTCGAAGCGGTGCCTGATGGGGCCGGCGCCGGTGAGTACCTCCACGACGTCGGACCGCCCCGGCCCGGCCGACAGCCGCCGGTAGTCCTCGGCGAGCGCGGCCACCTCCGCCTCGGCCTCCTGCAGCGCGTGTCTGCGTTCGGCGAGCGCCCCGCCGAACGCGAGCGGCGGCGGTGCCGCGGCGTAGCGCCCCGGGGCGTCCGCCACGGGGGTGACCATCCCCCGGGACTCCAGACGGCTCAGCAGCCGGGCCGCCTCCCGTTCGCCCAGGCGCAGGTGGTCCGCGACGGCGGACCAGGACGCCGGCCCCCGCTGCACGAGCATGCGATAGGCCGCCTCCTCGCCTTCGGCCAGCCCGATGAAGTCAAGCAACGGTTCACCTCTCCTCTGCCCGCCTCTGCGACGTTGCGCGTGTTCCGCAGGGCCGTGCCAGTCTGCAGCACGGTTTCCCGCCACGGGCAGCCCCCTTGGTTCGACATGTGTCAACATAGACGCATGTCGAATACGAAGGTGTTGCCGCTGCTGGAGTCGCAGGCCGAGCCCTGCTGCCCGCCCCTGTCGGAGCGCCCGCTGACCGCCGAGGAGGCCGTACGCACGGCCGCGATGTTCAAGGCGCTCGGCGATCCGGTCCGGCTGCGACTGTTCTCACTGGTCGCGTCCCACGAGGGCGGCGAGGCGTGCGTCTGCGACATCTCGGACGTCGGGGTCTCCCAGCCGACCGTCTCCCACCACCTGAAGAAGCTCAAGGACGCGGGCCTGCTCACCTCCGAACGACGCGGCACCTGGGTCTACTACCGGGTCGAGCCGTCCGTGATCGCAGCCATGGGAGACATGCTCGCCTCGCGCGGCTGACGCCTCGGGCCCCGCGGACGGCGGAGCACGGACTCGTACAGCGCGGCACACACAAGCCCCGGGCCCCTCGGCCCGGGGCTTCCTCGTGCTGCGCACCGGCTCCGTCAAGATCAGTAATTCGTCAGTAACAACCCGCACCTAGCGTCCGGCCCCGGTCGGTCCCCGGGCCTCATCCACCCCGGAGTGCGTGTCGGGACGGCCCCTCTGCACACCCAAGAAGGAGCAGTCCCATGTACCTGCCCCGCACCCTCCGGCGCAGACGCGCCGTATGGGCGGCGGCCACGGCAGTCGCCGTGCTCGTCGGCTCGGCACCAGCCGCCGCCGCCCAGTCCGCGTCCGGCGGAGAAGCCCGTGGCGCGAAGATCGACTCCGCAGTCCTCGACACCGTCGGGAAGGGCGAGGAGGCGACCTTCTACGTCGTCCTCGACCAGCAGGCCGACCTGGCCCCCGCCAGGGGCAAGCGCAGCCACGAAGCCCGGGCCACGTCCGCGTTCTCGGCGCTGCGCGCGAACGCGGCGAGCAGCCAGGCGCGGATCCGTACCTTCCTCGACAAGGAGAAGGTCGGGTACGAGTCGTTCTGGATCGCCAACGCCCTGCGCGTGACGGGTGACGAGCGACTGATCGACGAGCTGGCCGCCCGGTCCGACGTGAAGAGCATCCGGGCGGAACGTACGTACCACCTCGACGACGTCGAGCAGAGCGGGACCGACCCCGCAGGCGTCTCCTCGGCCGCCGACCCCGAGTGGGGCATCAAGGACATCAAGGCCGACCAGGTCTGGTCCCAGTACGGCGACCGGGGCGAAGGCATCGTCATCGCCAACATCGACTCGGGCGTGCAGTACAACCACCCGGCGCTGGTGGGCAACTACCGCGGCAACCTGGGCGACGGCACCTTCAGCCACGACTACAACTGGTACGACCCGACCGGCGAGTGCGGCACCTCCGGCACGCCCTGTGACAACAACGGCCACGGCACGCACACCATGGGCACCATGGTCGGCGCCGACGGCATCGGCGTCGCCCCCGGCGCCCGGTGGATCGCCGCCAAGGGCTGCGAGTCCAGAAGCTGTTCGGACGCCTCGCTGCTCGCCTCCGGTCAGTGGATCCTCGCGCCGACCGACCGCAACGGCCAGAACCCGAAGCCCGAACTGTCCCCCGACATCGTCAACAACTCCTGGGGCGGCGGCGACACGACCTTCTACCAGGACATCGTCCAGGCGTGGAACGCGGCCGGGATCTTCGACGCGTTCGCCGCGGGCAACGACGGCAACGGCACGACCTGCTCGACCGCGCACGCCCCGGGCTCGCAGGCCCCGGTGTACGGCGTCGGCGCGTACGACTCCACCGGCAAGATCGCCGACTTCTCCGGCTTCGGCCCCTCGCTGGTCGACGGCTCGATGAAGCCCGACATCTCAGCCCCCGGCGTCAACATCCGCTCCGCCTGGCCCGGTTCGGCGTACCGGAGCATCAACGGTACGTCGATGGCGACCCCGCACGTCGCGGGCGCCGTCGGCCTGCTGTGGTCCGAGGCCCCCTCGCTGATCGGTGACATCACCGGCACCCGCGCCCTCCTCAACGGGGCCGCACGCGACGTGGACGACACCCACTGCGGCGGCACCGCGGACGTGAACAACGTGTGGGGCAACGGCAAGCTCGACATCTTCGCCTCTGTCGACGCCGCACCCCACTCCGCGGGCGTCATCTCCGGCAAGGTCACCGACCGGGCGACCGGCGCAGCGGCTTCCGGCGTGTCCGTCAAGGCCGAGGGCTCGGGCGCCACCCGCTCCGTCACCACCGGCGCCGACGGCTCCTACCGGCTGACGCTGCCCGCGGGCGCGTACACCTTCACGCTCGACGGCTACGGATACGCGCACGCCGCCGAGTCCGGCTACGAGGTCGCCACCGGCCGCGACGCCGCAAAGGACTTCGCCCTGGACGCCGTACCGGACCACGCCGTGACCGGCACCGTGCTCGACGTCACCGGCAAGCCCCTCGCCGGGGCCAGGGTCGCCGTCGCGAACACGCCGGTCGCCGGCGTCACCACGGACTCCGCCGGCCGCTTCACCCTGCCGGAGGTCGCCGAGGGTTCCTTCACCCTGACGGCCACCCCCACCGCCCCGGTGAAGTGCAACGGCGTCTACGCCGGCGTGCTGACCGTCGACGGCGACGAGACCCTGACCGCCACCCTGCCGAACCGCTCCGACGCCGCGGGCAACAGCTGCGCCCCGGCCGCGTACTCCTGGATCGGCGGCGCCACGAAGACCGGCCTGAGCGGTGACGAGAATGCCAAGACCCTCGCCCTGCCCTTCCCGGTGAAGCTGTACGGAGTCCCGTACAGCAGCGCGAGCGTCACCACCAACGGCGTCGTCAACTTCCTCCAGCCGCGCCTGGGCGACTACGACAACACCGCGCTTCCCAACGCCGCCCAGCCCAACGGCACCGTCGCCGCGTTCTGGGACGACCTGGTCATGGACAAGAAGTCCAGCGTCCAGACCGCCACCACCGGCACGGCGGGCACCCGGAAGTTCGCGATCGTCTGGAACAACGCCGCGTTCGCCTCGGACACCTCGCTGCGGGTCTCCTTCGAAGCCGTCTTCGACGAGGCCACCGGCGCGATCACTCTCCAGTACAAGGACATCGGCGGCGCCACGCTCCAGCGGGGCTCCTCCGCGACCGTCGGCATGGAGAACCAGGCCGGCACGGACGCCCTCCAGTACTCCTTCAACGAGTCCGTCCTGACCGACGCCTCCGCGATCCGCTTCTCCCCTAAGGCCGCCTGATGAGAAAAATCCACCGC
The Streptomyces sp. NBC_00234 DNA segment above includes these coding regions:
- a CDS encoding S8 family peptidase, which encodes MIPASPPADGTATSPSTRRRALLAATAVALAGGLLLPLGPATAAPAAAQPAASSGSAESTTHRITLVTGDVVTFTDGPGTRDLVTTAPDAQVSVEQFGDDVFAVPLDAQPLISAGKVDRRLFNVTDLVEMGYDDARTGGRLPVIATYDAKTARSQPSAPRGSRVTRRLESIGGAALTADKGERRSFWKSVAGSAEDRALEGGITGLWLDGRVEAALRDSVPQIGAPEAWAKGFDGKGVKVAVLDTGIDLDHPDVKDRVTVAKSFVPGEEVEDGNGHGTHVASTIAGSGAASGGAYKGVAPAADLLIGKVLGNNGSGADSGIIEAMEWAKDQGADVVSMSLGTPYGDSGSDPMSLAVDALSANGGPLYVIAAGNAGAEGSVTAPGSAEKALTVAAVDKSDTRASFSSQGPLTRSHALKPDISAPGVDIVAAASQSVPGWTGGMYRSMDGTSMATPHVAGAAAIVHQQHPDWTGEQVKDALMSTSKKLADTPYSMGTGRVDVSAAVGSTLTATGSVAAAVYTWPHSADDPATTRTVTYTNNGTEDIALDLATDTTDQAYTLADRAITVPAGGKAQTTLALDPAAVAVDTSFSGQVVAKDHATGAVVAHTGFALYKERELYDVTIKLRDRSGKPATGIVTLGALGGTDVVEPMVTGELTLRVPPADYVAWAHLQVEGEAPDAHATAFLVDPETKVTDGPATIVLDASKARKVEVRTPKAAETSQWRYDMARTAPNGRVMRKTTTLPIYGDELWVSPTEPVTEGDFSYLTRWRQTEPGFRVRTDGGTLDALTQSGSPRTTDKFTARAVYAGVGAVDDYAGKDVRGRIVVIDRSAEVPPRERAANAAAAGAKALIVVNDGIGRPSETYGTSTSPAALPVAGVRKAERAALLDHIAEHGALSLDVDATADYLYDLVSRYQGTVPDRPLVYAPDADRDLAKVVNTFHGDRDAQGGGYRYDIPAYGPGVGFAQYEEYPGKRTEWVSPLGDGYKWTDQHQMLSPASLEMYGPLADVQAGRSYDRNWFGPVQRPRMGTAFAGPYRDANNTLSLAVEPWTDSGPAGTSGIGDGEFKTVLYRDGVQAAQSAGRAVRATRQPAEELPYTLVMDASRDASLWHTSTRTHTEWEFDSKAIPAGTPGSREDVRLLQLDYGIDTDLAGDVRAGLPVVLTLSSGTQEWLPSRVTANTAALSVSYDDGATWKPVTLLRTAAGTWKAALLPPKSKAGGFVSLKASAEADGGLGVSQEIIRAVGLR
- a CDS encoding TrmB family transcriptional regulator, whose amino-acid sequence is MLDFIGLAEGEEAAYRMLVQRGPASWSAVADHLRLGEREAARLLSRLESRGMVTPVADAPGRYAAAPPPLAFGGALAERRHALQEAEAEVAALAEDYRRLSAGPGRSDVVEVLTGAGPIRHRFEQLQRGATHELQVLVTAEPMAVRGEEHQAEEQATARGVNYRVVIEESVLEQPSTLVELSSALDRAQQVRVVERVPTKLVVADRSIALLPLQSTAEAEASAEAAALVVHAGGLVEALVGLFEGVWVTARPLLMSSTGEVVEEPQTEGPDETDLLILSLMLTGLTDRKVAARLDVSLRTMQRRVQRLAELSGVTTRMQLGWHAYEQGWVKR
- a CDS encoding ArsR/SmtB family transcription factor: MSNTKVLPLLESQAEPCCPPLSERPLTAEEAVRTAAMFKALGDPVRLRLFSLVASHEGGEACVCDISDVGVSQPTVSHHLKKLKDAGLLTSERRGTWVYYRVEPSVIAAMGDMLASRG
- a CDS encoding S8 family serine peptidase; protein product: MYLPRTLRRRRAVWAAATAVAVLVGSAPAAAAQSASGGEARGAKIDSAVLDTVGKGEEATFYVVLDQQADLAPARGKRSHEARATSAFSALRANAASSQARIRTFLDKEKVGYESFWIANALRVTGDERLIDELAARSDVKSIRAERTYHLDDVEQSGTDPAGVSSAADPEWGIKDIKADQVWSQYGDRGEGIVIANIDSGVQYNHPALVGNYRGNLGDGTFSHDYNWYDPTGECGTSGTPCDNNGHGTHTMGTMVGADGIGVAPGARWIAAKGCESRSCSDASLLASGQWILAPTDRNGQNPKPELSPDIVNNSWGGGDTTFYQDIVQAWNAAGIFDAFAAGNDGNGTTCSTAHAPGSQAPVYGVGAYDSTGKIADFSGFGPSLVDGSMKPDISAPGVNIRSAWPGSAYRSINGTSMATPHVAGAVGLLWSEAPSLIGDITGTRALLNGAARDVDDTHCGGTADVNNVWGNGKLDIFASVDAAPHSAGVISGKVTDRATGAAASGVSVKAEGSGATRSVTTGADGSYRLTLPAGAYTFTLDGYGYAHAAESGYEVATGRDAAKDFALDAVPDHAVTGTVLDVTGKPLAGARVAVANTPVAGVTTDSAGRFTLPEVAEGSFTLTATPTAPVKCNGVYAGVLTVDGDETLTATLPNRSDAAGNSCAPAAYSWIGGATKTGLSGDENAKTLALPFPVKLYGVPYSSASVTTNGVVNFLQPRLGDYDNTALPNAAQPNGTVAAFWDDLVMDKKSSVQTATTGTAGTRKFAIVWNNAAFASDTSLRVSFEAVFDEATGAITLQYKDIGGATLQRGSSATVGMENQAGTDALQYSFNESVLTDASAIRFSPKAA